The genome window CATCGCATTGCGGTTTCGCCAATGTGTGAATACTCTTCGCAAGATGGATTCGCCAATGACTGGCACTTCGTGCATCTCGGCAGCCGCGCCATCGGTGGAGCAGCGCTGGTCATCACCGAGGCAAACGCAGTCAGCCCTGAAGGTCGCATTACTCCGAATGATCTCGGTATTTATAAAGAAGAGCACATCGCAGAACTCAAGCGCATCACGAACTTTCTCCACCACCACGGTGCTTTTGCTGGGACACAGCTCGCACATGCCGGACGCAAGGCAAGTATGTCCGTCCCATGGGAAAAACCTCGTTTGATGCCCGCTTCCGAAGGCGGCTGGCTACCGGTGGCTCCATCTGCGATACGCTTCGACGAAACCTACGGCATGCCCGCTGCACTTGACCGCGCGGGTATGGACAAAATCGTCGCTGATTTCACTGTCGCGACAGAGCGAGCCATCAAGGCCGGATTTGATCTGGTCGAGGTTCATGCAGCGCACGGCTATCTTCTGCATGAGTTCCTGTCTCCTCTCTCAAACCAACGCACAGACGAGTACGGCGGCAGCTTCGAAAACCGCGTCCGCTTTCCACTCGAAGTCGTCCGTGCCGTTCGTGCAGCATGGCCTCAGCACCTGCCCGTCTTTGTGCGCATCTCTGCTACAGACTGGGCTCCTGAGTTTCTTGGCGCCTCCTGGGATCTTCCGCAATCGGTAGAGTTTGCCCGGCTGCTAAAGAAGGAAGGTGTCGATCTCGTCGATGTCTCAACTGGAGGCAATCACCCTGGTCAACAGATCCCTGTCGGAGCCGGCTACCAGGTCCACCATGCCGCAACCATCCGGCACGAAGCGGATATTCCAACCGCTGCCGTAGGAATGATTACCGAGCCAGGACAAGCCGATCAGATTGTGCGATCAGGCCAGGCCGACCTCGTCCTGCTGGCGCGTGAACTTCTTCGCAATCCATATTGGCCGCTTCACGCCGCGACGACCCTGCACCAGCAAACCACATGGCCGTCACAGTATGCCCGCGCCTCAAGCCGAAGCACCGAACCGCGGCAACCAATCTCAACTCCCACGGTGTAGCATCCGCGATTTTCCACACACGATTTCCATAACAGCATTGTGGGCAAATAGTTGAGAGGCTCAACCATTTGCCTGCAATGCCTAGCCCACTTATAGCCGTACCTATAGAAACTCGCCTGGTTGCTGCAAGCGCCGTTATTTCACATGGATATCGGGCCCACTGCCTTCGACTTCCTTTGCACGAAACATTCCAAGAGTATTCGAACTCCAGATCGGATCTCCCACAGGCGCAACCACGATAACTCCGCCTTCGCCGCCCTTCAGTGCAGGCAGTTCATCATGGATCATGTGATCCGCAGCCTGTTGTGATGTCTGCCCCTGCTCCACCAACGTGCAAACCTGCCGTGCCAGTGTGAGACGAATGAAATACTCACCAACCCCCGTTCCAGACACGGCACAAGAGCGATCACTTGCATACGTGCCTGCGCCGATCAACGGAGAGTCGCCCACGCGCCCCGGCAGCTTGCCCTGCATCCCTCCAGTGGAGGTAGCCGCAGCCAGATGGCCCTCACTATCTCGAGCCACTGCCCCCACAGTCCCGAAACGATGAACGAACAGATGCGGCGCAGACGAGGCTGTTGGAGCAGGAGCAACCCCAACCGGTCGCGGAGGAACGGGCCGACCGCTTGCGCGCATAATCGAAGTAAATTCCTGCCACCGCAATTCCGTGAAAAAGAACGACGGCGGCTGCTGTTCCAGACCCTGCGCTCTCGAAAACTCGTCAGCTCCCGGGCCAACCATCATGACATAGGGCGTGTGCTCCATCACGGCCCGCGCAAGTGAGACCGGATGCCGGGTAAACTGCACATCCGCAATGGAACCCGCAGCCAGTGTTCCACCGTCCATGATTGCCGCGTCCATTTCGTTCTTTCCGTCGGCGGCAAATGCCGAGCCGCGTCCGGCGTTAAACAGAGGATCGTCTTCCAATACCTTTACCGCCGCCTCGACCGCATCCAGAGCTTTGCCGTGCCGCTTGAGAACGGCCGATCCAGCAGCAAGCGCCTTCGCAAGAGACTCATGGTAAGCACTCTCTGTCGCAGAATCCATATGCTCCCATTCGTTTTCCCCCGCTCCTCCGTGGATAGCGATTGCCCAACCGTGGTTCGACTTTATGCCTTCGTTACTTGCAGCAGGCGTCGCGCCGAATGCAGTAACGCCTGCAACACATACAGCGGCGAAAAGAAACAAAGCTGATCGTGCATTCCGGCTCTGAAACATCATGCTAACCATCCTAACCCTGGCCTGAGTTTTGGAGCGATCAACTTACAGCGATTAAAGGCCCGCTTCGCCAAAGATTTCAAGTCAATCTCCACCCGGAACATCCCATCTATCAACAGACTTTCTTTATAAACCCCCTTTTCGGGAAGCCTACAATCAGGGAGTACATGCAGCCGATCAGGCGCGGAGGAAAGTTGCCGTCATTCATTGATTCACCACAACAGCAAGGTCCGGCGCGGTGGCGCCGCAGATTCCTTCTTCTCATCGCTCTGGCTTTCGGCATCTTCATTCTGTGCCGGATTGCGTTGTCGTACTGGGTCGACCTGCTCTGGTTCCAATCACTCGATCTCGGAAATGTCTTCTGGAAAACACTCGGGCTTCAGGTTACAGATTTCGTGTTCTTCTCCGCGATCACATTTCTGTTTCTATATGGAGCATTCGCAGCGATCCGCCGATCTCATCAAGCCGACCTGCCAACCGCACACTCGATCATCGTTGCAGGGCAGCCGATCAGCCTC of Acidicapsa ligni contains these proteins:
- a CDS encoding NADH:flavin oxidoreductase/NADH oxidase, which gives rise to MTNHLFSPLKLRSLTLPHRIAVSPMCEYSSQDGFANDWHFVHLGSRAIGGAALVITEANAVSPEGRITPNDLGIYKEEHIAELKRITNFLHHHGAFAGTQLAHAGRKASMSVPWEKPRLMPASEGGWLPVAPSAIRFDETYGMPAALDRAGMDKIVADFTVATERAIKAGFDLVEVHAAHGYLLHEFLSPLSNQRTDEYGGSFENRVRFPLEVVRAVRAAWPQHLPVFVRISATDWAPEFLGASWDLPQSVEFARLLKKEGVDLVDVSTGGNHPGQQIPVGAGYQVHHAATIRHEADIPTAAVGMITEPGQADQIVRSGQADLVLLARELLRNPYWPLHAATTLHQQTTWPSQYARASSRSTEPRQPISTPTV
- a CDS encoding isoaspartyl peptidase/L-asparaginase family protein, coding for MMFQSRNARSALFLFAAVCVAGVTAFGATPAASNEGIKSNHGWAIAIHGGAGENEWEHMDSATESAYHESLAKALAAGSAVLKRHGKALDAVEAAVKVLEDDPLFNAGRGSAFAADGKNEMDAAIMDGGTLAAGSIADVQFTRHPVSLARAVMEHTPYVMMVGPGADEFSRAQGLEQQPPSFFFTELRWQEFTSIMRASGRPVPPRPVGVAPAPTASSAPHLFVHRFGTVGAVARDSEGHLAAATSTGGMQGKLPGRVGDSPLIGAGTYASDRSCAVSGTGVGEYFIRLTLARQVCTLVEQGQTSQQAADHMIHDELPALKGGEGGVIVVAPVGDPIWSSNTLGMFRAKEVEGSGPDIHVK